Proteins encoded by one window of Actinocorallia herbida:
- a CDS encoding SDR family NAD(P)-dependent oxidoreductase, with protein MKQLSGRTALVTGGGRGIGRAISLALGADGADVAVNYTKDAESAEETVAALRALGVRADAYRASIADPGEAADLVARVAADFGGLGILVHSAGIASRGKAVADTDPAELARVLGVHALGAHHVARAAVPHLRAQQRGDAVFISSIVAETTPAGSAPYAMAKAAMEALAHVLAKEERRHGVHVNVVAPGLTDTDMGRRLARATTGADDIRALDAASPFGHVCSPEEVADAVRFLVSPAASYLTDQRIVVDGGTF; from the coding sequence ATGAAGCAGCTCAGCGGACGTACGGCGCTGGTGACCGGCGGCGGCCGCGGGATCGGGCGGGCCATCTCGCTCGCGCTCGGCGCCGACGGCGCGGACGTCGCGGTGAACTACACCAAGGACGCCGAGTCGGCCGAGGAGACCGTCGCGGCACTGCGCGCCCTCGGCGTGCGCGCGGACGCCTACCGGGCCTCCATCGCCGACCCCGGCGAGGCCGCCGACCTCGTCGCCCGGGTCGCCGCGGACTTCGGCGGGCTCGGCATCCTCGTGCACAGCGCCGGGATCGCCAGCCGCGGCAAGGCCGTCGCCGACACCGACCCGGCCGAACTGGCGCGGGTCCTCGGCGTGCACGCGCTCGGCGCCCACCACGTCGCCCGGGCCGCGGTGCCCCACCTGCGCGCCCAGCAGCGCGGCGACGCGGTCTTCATCTCCAGCATCGTCGCCGAGACGACCCCCGCGGGCTCCGCCCCGTACGCGATGGCCAAGGCCGCGATGGAGGCCCTCGCCCACGTCCTGGCCAAGGAGGAGCGCCGCCACGGCGTCCACGTCAACGTCGTCGCCCCCGGCCTCACCGACACCGACATGGGCCGCCGCCTCGCCCGCGCCACCACCGGCGCCGACGACATCCGCGCCCTCGACGCCGCCTCCCCCTTCGGCCACGTCTGCTCCCCCGAAGAGGTCGCCGACGCCGTCCGATTCCTCGTCTCCCCCGCCGCCTCCTACCTCACCGACCAGCGCATCGTCGTAGACGGCGGCACCTTCTGA
- a CDS encoding 1-aminocyclopropane-1-carboxylate deaminase/D-cysteine desulfhydrase, producing the protein MLPDVPPTPLVAVDDARLGGVRLLLKRDDLIDPEIPGNKWRKLRYNLAEAAAQGHDTLLTFGGAYSNHIRATAAAGRRFGFATVGIIRGEEHVPLNPVLEFATAQGMELRYVSRTAYRDKPVPPGRYYVLPEGGSNGLAVRGCAELAAEITEPYDVLCCPVGTGGTLAGLSLGLRPGSCALGFAVLKGGGFLADEVRRLHHAHGLANGSPAVRPGPWSLRTDFHHGGYARATPELTAFVADFEERHGVPLDPVYTGKMIHGVYTMAASGEFSPGTTVVAVITG; encoded by the coding sequence GTGCTGCCGGACGTGCCGCCGACCCCGCTCGTCGCCGTCGACGACGCGCGGCTCGGCGGCGTCCGGCTGCTGCTGAAACGGGACGACCTCATCGACCCGGAGATCCCCGGCAACAAGTGGCGCAAGCTCAGGTACAACCTCGCGGAAGCCGCCGCGCAGGGGCACGACACGCTGCTCACGTTCGGCGGCGCCTACTCCAACCACATCCGCGCGACGGCCGCGGCGGGGCGCCGGTTCGGCTTCGCGACGGTCGGGATCATCCGGGGCGAAGAGCACGTTCCGCTCAACCCGGTGCTGGAGTTCGCGACCGCGCAAGGGATGGAGCTCCGGTACGTCTCGCGTACGGCCTACCGAGACAAGCCGGTGCCTCCGGGCCGCTACTACGTGCTGCCCGAGGGCGGCTCCAACGGGCTCGCGGTCCGCGGCTGCGCCGAACTCGCCGCCGAGATCACCGAGCCCTACGACGTACTGTGCTGCCCGGTGGGCACGGGCGGCACCCTCGCGGGGCTGTCCCTGGGCCTCCGCCCGGGATCGTGCGCCCTGGGTTTCGCCGTGCTCAAAGGCGGCGGGTTCCTCGCCGACGAGGTCCGCCGCCTCCACCACGCGCACGGCCTGGCGAACGGTTCCCCGGCCGTCCGCCCCGGCCCCTGGTCGCTCCGCACCGACTTCCACCACGGCGGCTACGCCCGCGCCACCCCCGAACTCACCGCCTTCGTGGCCGATTTCGAAGAACGCCACGGCGTCCCCCTCGACCCGGTCTACACCGGCAAGATGATCCACGGCGTCTACACGATGGCCGCCTCCGGCGAGTTCTCCCCCGGCACGACCGTCGTCGCCGTCATCACCGGCTGA
- a CDS encoding threonine aldolase family protein: MSTLHDPSSRGFASDNYAGIHPEVLAAIVAANDGHQIAYGDDVYTARLQEVVRGHFGESAEAFPVFNGTGANVVALSAATRRWSAVIAAETAHINVDEGGAPEKVAGIKIWTIPTPDGKLTPALLERQAWGWGDEHRAQPHVVSITQTTELGTRYTPEEIAEITSYAHERNMLVHLDGARISNAAATLDLPIHAFTTDAGVDLVSLGGTKNGAMLGEAVVTLNPEVTPSLKYLRKSAMQLASKMRFVSAQLVALYEGDLWLRNARHANAMARRLADAVTGLPGMEISRPVQANAVFAVLPRDVTERLQKRFRFYTWDEQTGEVRWMASFDTTESDIDTFAAAVAAELGA; encoded by the coding sequence ATGAGCACCCTTCATGACCCGTCTTCACGCGGCTTCGCGAGCGACAACTACGCCGGGATCCACCCGGAGGTGCTGGCGGCGATCGTCGCGGCGAACGACGGGCACCAGATCGCCTACGGCGACGACGTCTACACCGCGCGGCTCCAGGAGGTCGTCCGCGGGCACTTCGGGGAGTCCGCCGAGGCGTTCCCGGTGTTCAACGGGACCGGGGCGAACGTCGTCGCGCTGTCCGCCGCCACCCGGCGCTGGTCCGCGGTGATCGCGGCGGAGACCGCGCACATCAACGTGGACGAGGGGGGCGCGCCCGAGAAGGTCGCCGGGATCAAGATCTGGACGATCCCGACGCCCGACGGGAAGCTGACGCCGGCGCTGCTGGAGCGTCAGGCGTGGGGCTGGGGCGACGAGCACCGGGCGCAGCCGCACGTCGTGTCGATCACCCAGACGACGGAGCTGGGCACCCGGTACACGCCCGAGGAGATCGCCGAGATCACCTCTTACGCGCACGAGCGGAACATGCTCGTCCATCTCGACGGAGCCCGGATCTCCAACGCGGCGGCGACGCTCGACCTGCCGATCCACGCGTTCACCACCGACGCCGGGGTGGACCTCGTATCGCTCGGCGGGACGAAGAACGGGGCGATGCTGGGCGAGGCGGTCGTCACGCTGAACCCCGAGGTGACGCCTTCGCTGAAGTACCTGCGCAAGTCGGCGATGCAGCTCGCGTCGAAGATGCGGTTCGTCTCGGCGCAGCTCGTCGCGCTGTACGAGGGCGACCTGTGGCTGCGCAACGCCCGGCACGCGAACGCGATGGCCCGGCGGCTCGCCGACGCCGTCACGGGGTTGCCCGGGATGGAGATCTCCCGGCCGGTGCAGGCGAACGCGGTGTTCGCGGTGCTGCCGCGCGACGTCACCGAACGGCTCCAGAAGCGGTTCCGCTTCTACACCTGGGACGAGCAGACCGGCGAGGTCCGCTGGATGGCGTCGTTCGACACCACCGAGTCCGACATCGACACGTTCGCCGCGGCCGTCGCCGCGGAGCTGGGCGCCTGA
- a CDS encoding DUF6421 family protein — protein MRGFAQVLFDEAHREAWSIRPDAVKAMNPGHPADAGYTRAADLLRAAGHGIAPHTEGPLTAGALAGHDVLVIAHPAEDRWERTTGLGSPLFSPEEIDAIEGFVRGGGGLVVLAECEQDKYGTNLDDVLARFGVGVSSTTAQDPRRSYREVAHWVLAERGGPVGADDILAGVGAACFYRAGALTAPVGAEVLLRTSPTADPAGAPLAVAVRADAGRVAVFADSDLFGDDSIDDLDHAALWRGIVTWAAGEPAADAAAVASEAAAHPAWAELKAAVEELRPFQLKDGSVPAASAPDARKALALITASVEALAPLFPHDAAYLDACVGDLRRWDAEGLGVPDFLDSLLAFQPQLRREDGLEHLVVFPMYTQNGNLDRNFEAVLCRVVWPDWLAELERSRYDNPMFVPVAFTDFTAGYDTNSAVLFPETVAVRETPPKFTWGGIFCDREAARFRRVSRAAADTLRLPLPPDAARLLASQELAQDTFVLWDLIHDRTHSHGDLPFDPFMIKQRMPYWLYALEELRCDLNTFREATRLDLPHAPLVQYAILFDRLFRFPITGARVRNYDGLGGQLLFAYLHKHGVLHWTDNRLTLDWERLPETVNALCAEVEGLYKDGIDRPKLAHWLAAYDLVSNYVEPHPGSAWAQGVAALPVAEPPKAWVDAVLPDEFPLSMFYEALAKRLGDVIDSTKGIRAA, from the coding sequence ATGCGTGGCTTCGCACAGGTACTGTTCGACGAGGCCCACCGGGAGGCGTGGAGCATCCGGCCCGACGCCGTCAAGGCGATGAACCCCGGACACCCCGCCGACGCCGGGTACACGCGGGCGGCCGACCTCCTGCGCGCCGCGGGCCACGGGATCGCCCCGCACACCGAGGGCCCCCTCACCGCCGGCGCCCTGGCCGGCCACGACGTCCTGGTCATCGCCCATCCGGCCGAGGACCGCTGGGAGCGCACCACGGGCCTCGGCTCCCCGCTCTTCTCCCCCGAGGAGATCGACGCGATCGAGGGATTCGTCCGCGGAGGCGGCGGTCTCGTCGTCCTCGCCGAGTGCGAACAGGACAAGTACGGCACGAACCTCGACGACGTTCTGGCGCGCTTCGGCGTCGGCGTCTCCTCGACGACCGCGCAGGACCCGCGGCGGTCCTACCGGGAGGTGGCGCACTGGGTGCTCGCCGAGCGCGGCGGGCCCGTCGGGGCCGACGACATCCTGGCCGGGGTGGGCGCGGCCTGCTTCTACCGGGCGGGCGCCCTCACCGCGCCGGTCGGCGCCGAGGTGCTGCTGCGCACCTCCCCGACGGCCGACCCGGCGGGCGCGCCCCTGGCCGTCGCGGTCCGCGCCGACGCCGGGCGTGTCGCGGTGTTCGCCGACTCCGACCTCTTCGGCGACGACTCCATCGACGACCTGGACCACGCGGCCCTGTGGCGCGGGATCGTCACCTGGGCGGCGGGCGAGCCCGCCGCGGACGCCGCGGCCGTCGCCTCCGAGGCCGCCGCGCACCCCGCGTGGGCCGAGTTGAAGGCCGCCGTGGAGGAACTGCGCCCGTTCCAGCTCAAGGACGGGTCGGTCCCGGCCGCCTCCGCGCCCGACGCGCGCAAGGCGCTCGCCCTGATCACCGCCTCCGTCGAGGCCCTCGCCCCGCTGTTCCCGCACGACGCGGCCTACCTCGACGCCTGTGTCGGGGACCTGCGTCGCTGGGACGCCGAGGGCCTGGGCGTCCCGGACTTCCTCGACTCCCTGCTCGCCTTCCAGCCGCAGCTGCGCCGCGAGGACGGCCTGGAGCACCTCGTCGTCTTCCCGATGTACACCCAGAACGGCAACCTCGACCGGAACTTCGAGGCCGTCCTGTGCCGCGTCGTATGGCCCGATTGGCTGGCCGAGCTGGAACGGTCCCGGTACGACAACCCGATGTTCGTGCCCGTCGCGTTCACCGACTTCACCGCCGGCTACGACACCAACTCCGCGGTGCTGTTCCCCGAGACCGTCGCCGTCCGGGAGACGCCGCCCAAGTTCACCTGGGGCGGGATCTTCTGCGACCGCGAGGCGGCCAGGTTCCGGCGCGTCTCGCGGGCCGCCGCCGACACGCTGCGGCTGCCGCTCCCGCCGGACGCCGCCCGCCTCCTGGCCTCGCAGGAACTCGCCCAGGACACGTTCGTGCTGTGGGATCTCATCCACGACCGCACGCACAGCCACGGCGACCTGCCGTTCGACCCGTTCATGATCAAGCAGCGCATGCCGTACTGGCTGTACGCCCTGGAGGAGCTGCGCTGCGACCTCAACACGTTCCGCGAGGCGACCCGGCTGGACCTGCCGCACGCGCCGCTCGTGCAGTACGCGATCCTCTTCGACCGGCTGTTCCGCTTCCCGATCACCGGGGCCAGGGTCCGCAACTACGACGGGCTCGGCGGCCAGCTCCTGTTCGCCTACCTGCACAAGCACGGCGTACTGCACTGGACCGACAACCGGCTCACCCTCGACTGGGAGCGGCTGCCCGAGACCGTCAACGCGCTGTGCGCCGAGGTCGAGGGCCTGTACAAGGACGGCATCGACCGGCCGAAGCTCGCGCACTGGCTCGCGGCCTATGATCTCGTGTCGAACTATGTCGAACCGCACCCCGGTTCCGCCTGGGCCCAGGGCGTGGCGGCCCTGCCCGTCGCGGAGCCGCCGAAGGCCTGGGTCGACGCGGTCCTGCCCGACGAGTTCCCGCTGAGCATGTTCTACGAGGCCCTGGCCAAGCGCCTGGGCGACGTCATCGACTCCACGAAAGGCATCCGCGCCGCATGA
- the gltX gene encoding glutamate--tRNA ligase, protein MSSPVSSKVRVRFAPSPTGMFHVGGARSALFNWAIAQQTGGTFVLRIEDTDANRNRPEWTEGIISALAWIGVNSDSPHFEGPLMQSAQEAQHRAAVAGLLEAGHAYHCTCTREEVIARTGDSNRGYDGHCRDLARPEGLVRFRTPDEGATAVDDQVRGLVEFPNAAMEDFAVARSDGSPLFILANVVDDIEMGITHVLRGDEHLSNTPKQQLLWDALGKTPPIWAHVPVIVNEKRQKLSKRRDKVALEDYKAEGYLADAMVNYLMLLGWAPSGDREILPWSDMVAEFAIADINSSPAFFDVKKLRAINGEYIRALPLEKFIAEGEAFLDPSWDRKVWAQLAELAQTRAAVLSEIHNLVDFAFLDEPVFDEQSWTKAMKEPAAELLAATEESYREAPWTAEELKNRLEAVGTEFGLKLGKAQAPVRVAVTGRTVGLPLFESLEVLGRERTLARIAAARARLAS, encoded by the coding sequence ATGTCTTCTCCCGTCTCTTCGAAGGTGCGCGTGCGCTTCGCGCCCTCGCCCACCGGCATGTTCCACGTGGGCGGCGCCCGCTCCGCGCTGTTCAACTGGGCGATCGCCCAGCAGACCGGGGGGACCTTCGTCCTGCGGATCGAGGACACCGACGCCAACCGCAACCGTCCGGAGTGGACCGAGGGGATCATCAGCGCCCTCGCGTGGATCGGCGTGAACAGCGACTCGCCGCACTTCGAGGGCCCCCTCATGCAGTCCGCGCAGGAGGCCCAGCACCGCGCCGCCGTCGCCGGGCTACTGGAGGCCGGCCACGCCTACCACTGCACCTGCACCCGCGAAGAGGTCATCGCCCGCACCGGCGACTCCAACCGCGGCTACGACGGCCACTGCCGCGACCTCGCCCGCCCCGAGGGCCTCGTCCGCTTCCGCACCCCCGACGAGGGCGCCACCGCCGTCGACGACCAGGTCCGCGGCCTCGTCGAGTTCCCGAACGCCGCGATGGAGGACTTCGCGGTCGCCCGCAGCGACGGGTCCCCGCTGTTCATCCTCGCCAACGTCGTCGACGACATCGAGATGGGCATCACGCACGTCCTGCGCGGCGACGAGCACCTGTCGAACACGCCCAAGCAGCAGCTCCTGTGGGACGCCCTGGGCAAGACCCCGCCGATCTGGGCGCACGTCCCGGTGATCGTCAACGAGAAGCGGCAGAAGCTCTCCAAGCGGCGCGACAAGGTCGCCCTGGAGGACTACAAGGCCGAGGGCTACCTTGCCGACGCCATGGTCAACTACCTGATGCTGCTCGGCTGGGCCCCGTCCGGCGACCGCGAGATCCTGCCCTGGTCGGACATGGTCGCCGAGTTCGCGATCGCCGACATCAACAGCTCCCCGGCGTTCTTCGACGTCAAGAAGCTGCGCGCGATCAACGGCGAGTACATCCGGGCGCTGCCCCTGGAGAAGTTCATCGCCGAGGGCGAGGCGTTCCTGGACCCGTCCTGGGACCGCAAGGTCTGGGCGCAGCTCGCCGAGCTGGCGCAGACCCGTGCCGCGGTGCTCTCGGAGATCCACAACCTCGTCGACTTCGCGTTCCTGGACGAGCCCGTCTTCGACGAGCAGTCCTGGACCAAGGCGATGAAGGAGCCCGCCGCCGAGCTGCTCGCCGCGACCGAGGAGTCCTACCGCGAGGCCCCGTGGACGGCCGAGGAGCTGAAGAACCGGCTCGAGGCGGTCGGCACGGAGTTCGGGCTCAAGCTCGGCAAGGCCCAGGCGCCCGTCCGCGTCGCCGTCACCGGCCGGACCGTCGGCCTGCCGCTGTTCGAGTCGCTGGAGGTCCTCGGCCGGGAGCGCACCCTCGCCAGGATCGCCGCGGCACGCGCCCGTTTGGCCTCCTGA
- the galT gene encoding galactose-1-phosphate uridylyltransferase, which produces MRRTPITLADGRELIYFDLEGDPPREVRDKRALPEPPQASELRLDELRGEWVAIAAHRQARTFQPPASECPLDPSRPGFSTEIPGPYRVVAFENRFPSFSERIEGSSTGPGLRPGQGRCEVMCFTADHNGSFADLSPADVRLVMDAWADRTTALSDTPGVEQVFPFENRGEEIGVTLAHPHGQIYGYPYVTPYTAQHLAALDRDPDIFVRLLDRERAGGRVLTSNEHWTAFVPYAARWPFEVHVYPNRRVPDLAALSDAERDAFGPVYLPVLKAFDALFDVPLMPYIAAWNQAPVHHARDTYHLHLQLFTIRRAQSKLKYLAGSESAMGAFINDIRPEQAASMLRESLTRATSPGAPGQKQIPGLS; this is translated from the coding sequence ATGAGGCGCACCCCGATCACGCTGGCCGACGGCCGCGAGCTCATCTACTTCGACCTGGAAGGCGACCCGCCCCGGGAGGTCCGCGACAAGCGGGCGCTCCCGGAGCCGCCCCAGGCGTCCGAGCTGCGCCTCGACGAACTGCGGGGCGAGTGGGTGGCGATCGCCGCGCACCGCCAGGCCCGCACGTTCCAGCCGCCGGCCTCGGAATGCCCGCTCGACCCGTCGCGGCCGGGGTTCTCCACCGAGATCCCCGGCCCGTACCGGGTCGTCGCGTTCGAGAACCGGTTCCCGTCGTTCTCCGAGCGGATCGAGGGCTCCTCGACGGGTCCGGGCCTGCGCCCCGGCCAGGGCCGCTGCGAGGTGATGTGCTTCACCGCCGACCACAACGGCTCCTTCGCCGACCTCTCGCCCGCCGACGTCCGGCTCGTCATGGACGCCTGGGCCGACCGGACCACCGCGCTGTCGGACACCCCGGGCGTCGAGCAGGTGTTCCCGTTCGAGAACCGCGGGGAGGAGATCGGCGTCACCCTGGCCCACCCCCACGGCCAGATCTACGGCTACCCGTACGTCACCCCGTACACGGCCCAGCACCTCGCGGCCCTGGACCGCGACCCCGACATCTTCGTCCGGCTCCTCGACCGCGAACGCGCGGGCGGCCGCGTCCTCACCTCGAACGAGCACTGGACGGCCTTCGTCCCCTACGCCGCCCGCTGGCCCTTCGAGGTGCACGTCTACCCCAACCGCCGCGTCCCCGACCTCGCGGCGCTCTCCGACGCCGAACGCGACGCCTTCGGCCCGGTCTACCTCCCCGTCCTCAAAGCCTTCGACGCCCTCTTCGACGTCCCCCTCATGCCCTACATCGCCGCCTGGAACCAGGCCCCCGTCCACCACGCCCGCGACACCTACCACCTCCACCTCCAGCTCTTCACCATCCGCAGAGCCCAGTCCAAACTGAAGTACCTGGCCGGCTCCGAATCCGCCATGGGCGCCTTCATCAACGACATCCGCCCCGAGCAGGCCGCCTCCATGCTCCGCGAATCCCTCACCCGCGCCACTTCCCCAGGCGCCCCGGGCCAAAAGCAGATCCCCGGCCTCAGCTAG
- a CDS encoding metallophosphoesterase, with product MAGDWHGNSSWAHRVIRALPELLPEESPRLVLHCGDFGVWPGGEKFLRKVDRALAEVDGVLGFVDGNHEDFSALHAAPRFEGKGAVRERIWHLRRGHRWTWHGRTWLALGGAVSLDRSFRVQGRNWWADEEITRAEAAEIGAAGPAEVMVTHDCPASVEHVFRPLPPWLSGRDLADGVAHRALLQDVVDEVRPSHLMHGHLHRAYRRTVPMAHGPVEVTGLESDGARTGNWAVLDVRTMHWADGT from the coding sequence GTGGCGGGGGACTGGCATGGGAACAGTTCGTGGGCGCATCGGGTGATTCGGGCGCTGCCCGAGTTGCTGCCGGAGGAGAGTCCGCGGCTTGTTCTGCATTGCGGTGATTTCGGGGTGTGGCCCGGTGGGGAGAAGTTCCTGCGGAAGGTCGATCGGGCGCTCGCCGAGGTCGACGGGGTGCTGGGGTTCGTCGATGGGAACCATGAGGACTTCTCGGCGCTGCACGCGGCGCCGCGGTTCGAGGGGAAGGGGGCCGTGCGGGAGCGGATCTGGCATCTTCGGCGGGGGCACCGCTGGACGTGGCACGGGCGCACGTGGCTGGCGCTCGGCGGGGCGGTCTCGCTCGACCGTTCGTTCCGGGTCCAGGGGCGGAACTGGTGGGCGGACGAGGAGATCACGCGTGCCGAGGCCGCCGAGATCGGCGCGGCGGGCCCCGCGGAGGTGATGGTCACCCACGACTGCCCGGCCTCCGTCGAGCACGTGTTCCGGCCGCTGCCGCCGTGGCTGTCCGGGCGCGACCTGGCCGACGGCGTCGCCCACCGGGCCCTGCTCCAGGACGTGGTCGACGAGGTCCGCCCGTCCCACCTGATGCACGGCCACCTGCACCGTGCCTACCGCCGCACGGTCCCCATGGCCCACGGCCCCGTCGAGGTCACCGGCCTCGAATCCGACGGCGCCCGCACCGGCAACTGGGCCGTCCTCGACGTCCGCACGATGCACTGGGCCGACGGAACCTGA
- a CDS encoding GntR family transcriptional regulator → MTSYQQIAEDLRQRITSGELAPGDRVPSTRQLAIRWGVAPATAAKALAALTHEELVEPRPRSGTVVAERGRPRRPAGDRDLTRAHVIAAAMEIADTEGIAALSMRGVAARLGVSTMSPYRHVGSKDEMVLLMADTAYGEPVWPATPPQGWRARCELAAHLLWQAHRAHPWLAHITPLGRPLFLPNLMTYGEWVLTSLDGLGLDPTTMLNLQVLLYSHVQGLAANLEREAHAQSTTGRSDEEWTEHNMAGTDLTHLPTFTKVIASLPPTGYDLDLDAFFPYTLKILLDGMEALITQKRP, encoded by the coding sequence ATGACGTCGTACCAGCAGATCGCCGAAGACCTCAGACAGCGCATCACGAGCGGCGAACTCGCGCCGGGCGACCGCGTCCCCTCGACCAGGCAGCTCGCCATCCGGTGGGGCGTCGCGCCCGCCACCGCCGCGAAGGCGCTCGCCGCGCTGACCCACGAGGAACTGGTCGAGCCCAGGCCGCGCAGCGGCACCGTCGTCGCCGAACGCGGCAGGCCCCGCCGTCCGGCCGGCGACCGCGACCTGACCCGCGCCCACGTCATCGCCGCCGCCATGGAGATCGCCGACACCGAGGGCATCGCCGCCCTCTCCATGCGCGGCGTCGCCGCCCGCCTCGGCGTCTCGACCATGTCGCCCTACCGCCACGTCGGCAGCAAGGACGAGATGGTCCTCCTCATGGCCGACACCGCCTACGGCGAACCCGTCTGGCCCGCCACCCCGCCGCAGGGCTGGCGCGCCCGCTGCGAACTCGCCGCCCACCTCCTCTGGCAGGCCCACCGCGCCCACCCCTGGCTCGCCCACATCACCCCCCTGGGCCGCCCCCTCTTCCTCCCCAACCTCATGACCTATGGCGAATGGGTCCTCACCTCCCTCGACGGCCTGGGCCTGGACCCCACCACCATGCTCAACCTCCAGGTCCTCCTCTACAGCCACGTCCAGGGTCTCGCCGCCAACCTCGAACGCGAAGCCCACGCCCAATCCACCACCGGCCGCTCCGACGAGGAATGGACCGAGCACAACATGGCCGGCACCGACCTCACCCACCTCCCCACCTTCACCAAGGTCATCGCCTCCCTCCCCCCCACCGGCTACGACCTGGACCTGGACGCCTTCTTCCCCTACACCCTCAAAATCCTCCTGGACGGCATGGAAGCCCTCATCACCCAGAAGAGGCCCTGA
- a CDS encoding FAD-dependent monooxygenase: MKVLISGAGAAGSALAFWLGRNGHEVTVVERAPALRPGGHAVDVRGAAVEVAARMGIDAQIREARTAYRGMSMLDGDGVEVFRDTESTYSGGRIGNDDVELLRADLARILFDRAPAEYLFGDAVTALDEHADGVRVEFERAAPREFDLVIGADGLHSRVRALAFGPEDEFVHLLGQYIGIYSVDNFLGLEDWQTWLRDGDTGYGLFTTRDNARLTVFLGFEAAPFAYDHRDVEGQKRLVAERFKDARWETPRLLEAMRDAPDFYFDAVAQVRMDRWTSGRVALLGDAAYCPSPMSGQGTSLALVGAYVLAEELNRADHTTAFSRYETRMRPFVEANQALALENPGGPAPEESVDKAKNAIAL, translated from the coding sequence ATGAAGGTCCTCATCTCCGGTGCCGGCGCCGCAGGTTCCGCGCTCGCGTTCTGGCTCGGCCGGAACGGCCACGAGGTCACCGTGGTCGAGCGCGCGCCCGCACTCCGCCCCGGTGGCCACGCGGTCGACGTGCGGGGCGCGGCGGTCGAGGTCGCCGCCCGCATGGGGATCGACGCGCAGATCCGGGAGGCGCGGACCGCCTACCGCGGCATGTCGATGCTCGACGGCGACGGCGTCGAGGTCTTCCGGGACACCGAGTCGACCTACAGCGGCGGCCGGATCGGCAACGACGACGTGGAGCTCCTGCGCGCCGACCTCGCCCGGATCCTGTTCGACCGCGCCCCCGCCGAGTACCTCTTCGGCGACGCCGTCACCGCGCTGGACGAGCACGCCGACGGCGTCCGGGTCGAGTTCGAGCGGGCCGCGCCCCGCGAGTTCGACCTCGTCATCGGCGCGGACGGCCTGCACTCCCGCGTGCGCGCGCTCGCCTTCGGCCCGGAGGACGAGTTCGTCCACCTGCTCGGCCAGTACATCGGCATCTACTCGGTGGACAACTTCCTCGGCCTGGAGGACTGGCAGACCTGGCTGCGCGACGGCGACACGGGCTACGGCCTGTTCACCACCCGCGACAACGCGAGGCTCACGGTGTTCCTCGGCTTCGAGGCCGCCCCGTTCGCCTACGACCACCGCGACGTCGAGGGCCAGAAGCGCCTCGTCGCCGAGCGCTTCAAGGACGCCCGCTGGGAGACCCCGCGCCTCCTCGAGGCGATGCGCGACGCGCCCGACTTCTACTTCGACGCCGTCGCCCAGGTCCGCATGGACCGCTGGACCTCAGGCCGGGTCGCGCTCCTGGGCGACGCCGCCTACTGCCCGTCCCCGATGTCCGGCCAGGGCACGAGCCTCGCCCTCGTCGGCGCTTACGTCCTCGCCGAGGAGCTGAACCGGGCCGACCACACGACGGCCTTCTCCCGCTACGAGACGCGCATGCGCCCCTTCGTCGAGGCGAACCAGGCCCTCGCGCTGGAGAACCCGGGCGGCCCGGCCCCGGAGGAATCGGTCGACAAGGCCAAGAACGCCATCGCGCTGTAG